The following proteins are encoded in a genomic region of Arachis stenosperma cultivar V10309 chromosome 4, arast.V10309.gnm1.PFL2, whole genome shotgun sequence:
- the LOC130974746 gene encoding UDP-glucuronic acid decarboxylase 2-like, giving the protein MSSSPASELIHRAQSRARKPTTDPPHPPQPGAPMSRAFRNRIPFLLVGIAISALFFHTFPIVADSSEPSATLPTRRILLEDSSYATKATSKPDAVRVPGGVKGRRKRIVVTGGAGFVGSHLVDRLIERGDSVIVIDNMFTGRKENVLHHLRNPNFELIRHDVVEPILLEVDQIYHLACPASPVHYKYNPVKTIKTNVMGTLNMLGLAKRINARFLLTSTSEVYGDPLQHPQVETYWGNVNPIGVRSCYDEGKRVAETLSMDYHRGAGIEVRIARIFNTYGPRMSIDDGRVVSNFVAQALRKEPMTVYGDGKQTRSFQFVSDLVEGLMRLMEGDHVGPFNLGNPGEFTMLELAQVVQETIDKNAKIEFRPNTEDDPHKRKPDISKAKELLGWQPTVSLREGLPRMVSDFRQRLFGDSKGSLDGSLSAE; this is encoded by the exons ATGAGCTCCTCTCCCGCCTCTGAACTTATCCACAGAGCCCAAAGCCGAGCCCGCAAGCCCACCACCGACCCACCGCACCCTCCCCAGCCCGGAGCACCAATGTCTCGCGCCTTCCGCAACCGCATCCCCTTCCTCCTCGTCGGCATCGCCATCTCCGCACTCTTCTTCCACACCTTCCCGATCGTCGCCGACTCCTCCGAGCCCTCCGCCACGCTCCCGACACGCCGCATCCTTCTAGAAGATTCCAGCTACGCAACGAAGGCAACTTCCAAACCCGACGCGGTTCGCGTTCCTGGCGGCGTCAAAGGGCGGAGGAAGAGGATAGTGGTGACCGGAGGGGCTGGATTCGTCGGGAGCCACCTGGTGGACCGTTTGATTGAGAGAGGAGACAGCGTGATTGTGATCGATAACATGTTCACGGGTAGAAAGGAGAACGTGCTGCATCACCTTAGGAACCCTAATTTTGAGCTGATACGACACGACGTCGTTGAGCCAATACTTTTGGAGGTTGATCAGATCTATCACTTGGCTTGTCCTGCTTCACCTGTTCATTACAAGTATAATCCTGTCAAGACTATC AAGACCAATGTGATGGGAACTCTAAACATGTTGGGGTTAGCAAAGAGAATCAATGCCCGGTTTTTGCTTACAAGCACTAGTGAGGTGTACGGTGATCCTCTTCAGCACCCTCAAGTTGAGACTTACTGGGGCAACGTTAATCCAATTg GTGTAAGGAGCTGTTATGATGAGGGGAAGCGAGTTGCTGAGACTTTGAGCATGGATTATCACAGAGGTGCTGGTATTGAG GTAAGGATTGCTCGTATCTTCAACACATATGGACCAAGAATGAGCATTGATGATGGACGTGTGGTTAGCAACTTCGTTGCTCAG GCATTGAGGAAGGAACCAATGACTGTATATGGAGACGGGAAACAAACAAGAAGCTTTCAATTTGTTTCAGACCTG GTAGAAGGCCTAATGCGACTAATGGAAGGTGATCATGTTGGTCCTTTCAACCTCGGCAACCCTGGTGAATTCACCATGCTTGAACTTGCTCAG GTTGTGCAAGAAACCATAGACAAAAATGCCAAGATAGAGTTTAGGCCAAACACAGAGGATGATCCTCATAAGAGGAAGCCAGACATTTCCAAAGCCAAGGAGCTTCTCGGATGGCAGCCCACCGTGTCCCTCCGCGAAGGACTTCCTAGAATGGTCTCTGATTTCCGACAAAGGCTATTCGGCGATTCCAAAGGCTCTCTTGACGGTTCTCTCTCTGCAGAATAA
- the LOC130976594 gene encoding probable 3-ketoacyl-CoA synthase 21 — protein sequence MHDCVKVNGKQVYWHIANHQVPFYVGLAILYFAYRRKAPIYLIDFTCYRPPSSHRLPIAMFEENSVLDDLDPESVAFQCKIIAKSGFSEETAITSSLAQIPKVKSLALALDEAETIMCSAISDLFWRNNINPKSIDILITNSCVFCPTPSLSAMVVNKFKMRSNIMSFNLSGMGCSAGIISVSLAKDLLRVHRGSLALIVSSETLNLNWYTGKVHSMLLTNCLFRMGGAAILMSSKVNDKHKAKYELQHIVRTINAQDDQAHRCVYQDVDPENKEGISISKDVVHVAGDTLKKNIASLGPLVLPLREQFLYVISIICCKVLYRRRSSIYTPNFNLAFEHFCIHSGGRSVINAIERSLRLRKQDVEASNMTLYRFGNTSSSSIWYELSYTEAKGRMKRGDRVWQIAIGSGFKCSSAVWKCLQDVTPDNGSAWRDAINMYPVQVTDIKIS from the coding sequence GTCTAGCAATCCTCTACTTTGCATACAGAAGAAAAGCACCAATTTACTTGATAGACTTTACCTGCTACCGTCCACCTAGTTCTCATAGGCTACCTATTGCCATGTTTGAAGAGAATAGTGTCTTAGATGATTTAGATCCAGAGTCTGTTGCTTTCCAGTGCAAGATCATAGCGAAATCTGGATTCAGCGAGGAAACAGCCATTACTTCATCTTTAGCACAGATACCAAAAGTAAAATCTCTTGCCTTAGCCCTTGATGAGGCCGAAACCATAATGTGTTCAGCAATCTCAGACCTGTTTTGGAGAAACAACATCAACCCAAAATCCATCGACATACTAATCACCAACAGTTGTGTGTTCTGTCCTACACCATCTCTTAGTGCCATGGTGGTTAACAAGTTCAAGATGAGGAGCAACATCATGAGCTTCAACCTATCAGGTATGGGGTGTAGCGCCGGAATCATATCGGTGAGTCTGGCTAAGGACTTGTTGAGGGTTCATAGGGGCTCATTAGCTCTAATTGTGAGCTCAGAGACCCTTAATCTGAATTGGTACACAGGTAAAGTACACTCCATGTTGCTGACTAATTGTCTCTTCAGAATGGGTGGTGCTGCTATATTGATGTCTAGCAAGGTTAAtgataaacataaagcaaagtatgaactacaACATATTGTTAGAACGATCAATGCTCAAGATGATCAAGCACACAGATGTGTCTACCAGGATGTGGATCCAGAAAACAAAGAAGGTATTTCAATATCAAAGGATGTTGTCCATGTGGCCGGAGATACATTGAAGAAGAACATAGCTTCACTAGGGCCATTAGTTTTGCCATTGAGAGAGCAATTCCTATATGTAATTTCTATTATATGCTGCAAGGTGTTGTATAGAAGAAGATCAAGCATCTATACTCCAAATTTCAATCTCGCCTTCGAGCATTTCTGCATACATTCCGGGGGAAGATCTGTCATAAATGCCATCGAGAGAAGCTTGAGGTTAAGGAAACAGGACGTGGAAGCATCCAACATGACCCTTTACAGGTTTGGAAACACGTCGTCTTCTTCGATTTGGTATGAGCTTAGCTACACAGAAGCGAAAGGGAGGATGAAACGTGGTGATAGGGTGTGGCAAATCGCCATTGGAAGCGGATTCAAGTGTAGCAGCGCGGTGTGGAAATGTTTACAGGACGTGACCCCGGACAATGGCAGTGCTTGGAGGGATGCAATTAACATGTACCCTGTACAAGTAACTGATATCAAAATAAGTTGA